The Bemisia tabaci chromosome 8, PGI_BMITA_v3 genome has a segment encoding these proteins:
- the Wee1 gene encoding wee1-like protein kinase 2, which translates to MMEDDVLLTPPSISKLQHRNSNILSPMSPRITDSPMDGWRIRPHKLFQDEEENVEISQGNHLDSSGVKVNLFSDKSMDHSHCPSVIIDCDGNEEDDTAGRITPPTHKASLDLFSPPYKRVKHLKLFDSSTPNMNSTPSKYHPSYLRPVDRICSRLQVSGVKSLNGSFTNVTPLHTSRSKPIGEATPVTVNPFTPEGMVQSSLRRERMKSFNVSNVGLTSDTSVKMDEEPLASPICDKLSNSLIQLETSRYHEEFSEECLIGSGDFGEVFKCINLIDGMEYAVKRTNKPVSGTTQERLARREVFAHAAIGRNPYIVAYFSSWCELGHVYLQTEYCNGGNLEQLIADTTHKFTENGLNRILLHVSKGLKHIHSKKLAHLDIKPANILICRNSNANVSSDSFEDIDDDEVDNLSVVYKIGDLGHVSELEDPIDVEDGDCRYLPREILHNKYNNLAKADIFALGLTLYEAGGGGPLPKNGPQWHNLRDNKLPPLPSYSLDFNKLLKSMTDSDPEKRPDTTSLLKLFPNAADLRSELTSWKMKSEFYAQRMKNTTKCITSLHKKQPYDEMDPSSFMKTRSKAGHTRMVGKKSKRSYSVPDM; encoded by the exons ATGATGGAGGATGATGTGTTGTTAACTCCACCTTCAATATCCAAGCTTCAACACCGAAATAGTAACATCTTGTCTCCGATGAGTCCAAGAATTACCGATAGCCCAATGGATGGCTGGAGGATTAGACCCCACAAACTTTTCCAAGATGAAGAAGAGAACGTTGAAATTAGTCAGGGCAATCATCTCGATTCCTCCGGTGTGAAAGTTAATTTGTTCAGTGATAAATCCATGGACCATAGTCACTGTCCCAGTGTTATAATTGATTGCGATGGAAACGAGGAAGATGACACCGCAGGTAGGATTACACCGCCTACTCACAAAGCCAGTCTGGATTTGTTTTCACCCCCGTACAAGCGCGTCAAGCACCTCAAACTTTTCGACTCGTCCACACCCAACATGAATTCAACACCATCAAAGTACCATCCATCCTATTTGAGACCTGTCGATAGAATTTGTAGCCGTCTACAAGTGTCTGGTGTGAAATCGCTCAATGGTTCCTTCACCAATGTTACCCCGCTTCACACTTCCAGATCGAAACCAATTGGTGAAGCAACTCCAGTAACGGTCAATCCTTTCACTCCGGAAGGAATGGTTCAGTCATCTTTAAGGCGAGAAAGAAT GAAATCATTCAATGTGTCGAATGTTGGTCTTACCTCTGATACATCTGTGAAGATGGACGAGGAACCTCTTGCATCTCCAATTTGTGATAAATTATCTAATTCTCTGATTCAACTTGAAACAAGTAGATATCATGAG GAATTTTCTGAAGAGTGCCTGATTGGATCAGGTGATTTTGGCGAAGTCTTCAAATGTATCAATTTAATTGATGGAATGGAATATGCTGTGAAAAGGACAAATAAACCTGTCTCAGGAACAACGCAGGA GAGACTCGCAAGAAGAGAGGTATTTGCCCATGCTGCCATCGGCAGGAATCCCTACATCGTTGCGTATTTCTCCTCCTGGTGTGAGCTGGGGCATGTGTATTTGCAAACGGAGTACTGCAACGGCGGTAATCTAGAGCAACTCATTGCAGATACCACACACAAGTTTACAGAGAACGGCCTCAACAGGATTTTATTGCATGTTTCCAAAGGATTAAA ACACATACATTCCAAAAAGTTGGCGCATCTTGACATCAAGCCTGCTAACATTCTAATTTGTCGAAACTCCAATGCTAATGTTTCATCCGATTCCTTTGAAGATATCGATGATGATGAAGTGGATAATTTGTCTGTGGTTTACAAAATTG GCGATCTTGGACATGTCTCTGAACTGGAGGATCCCATTGATGTAGAAGATGGTGATTGTCGTTACCTTCCGAGAGAAATTTTACACAATAAGTATAATAATTTAGCTAAAGCGGATATCTTTGCCCTAG GTTTGACACTGTACGAAGCTGGTGGCGGTGGACCACTCCCAAAGAACGGGCCGCAATGGCACAATCTACGTGATAACAAGTTACCGCCTTTACCTTCATATAGTCTAGATTTCAACAAATTATTGAAG AGTATGACAGATTCAGATCCAGAAAAACGACCCGATACCACTAGTCTCCTTAAATTGTTCCCGAATGCAGCTGACCTGAGAAGTGAACTGacatcatggaaaatgaagtcTGAATTCTACGCGCAACGAATGAAG AACACCACCAAATGCATCACCTCACTTCACAAGAAGCAACCGTACGATGAAATGGATCCCTCCTCCTTCATGAAGACACGATCTAAAGCTGGACACACAAGGATGGTAGGGAAGAAATCCAAACGGTCTTATAGCGTTCCTGACATGTAG
- the LOC109033875 gene encoding endoplasmic reticulum-Golgi intermediate compartment protein 3 has product MQWQSNGVLSYFNKLKKFDAFSKPLEDFQEKTIYGGAVTIACWVIIFWLVLLECIEYSRNSTVEEIFVDTSRDSKLQINLDIVVPSISCDYLALDAVDSSGEQHLQIDHNISKRRLDLSGKPIAEPQKENVGGKSIQKLYSKVNVSKTEDSSNETAVDTKDKCGSCYGAGFAGQCCNTCEEVKEAYRKRSWAISDLSTIEQCKHDKKSNKSKNAFNEGCQIFGFMEVNRVSGGFHIAPGESFSINHVHVHDVQPFSSSSFNTTHRIRHLSFGQKVDGVPGSTTNPLDGTENIAEKGSTMFQNYIKIVPTLYQRSDGSLFYTNQFSVTKHVKVISQYSGESGMPGIFFSYELSPLMVKISDEPKSLGHLCTEICCIISGVYFTFMLMDTLLYRSSKVFVKMEIGKAH; this is encoded by the exons ATGCAATGGCAGTCGAATGGCGTTCTCTCTTACTTCAACAAGCTGAAAAAGTTTGATGCCTTCTCCAAACCACTCGAGGACTTCCAAGAAAAGACTATCTATGGAGGTGCCG TCACCATTGCTTGTTGGGTGATAATATTCTGGCTAGTCTTGTTGGAATGCATCGAATATAGCAGAAATTCAACAGTTGAGGAAATTTTTGTGGACACATCAAGAGACTCAAAATTACAAATCAATCTCGACATAGTTGTTCCTTCCATATCCTGTGATT atCTTGCTTTGGATGCCGTGGATTCATCAGGAGAGCAACATCTCCAAATTGATCATAACATTTCAAAGAGGAGACTTGATCTCTCAGGAAAACCCATTGCTGAGCCGCAGAAAGAAA ATGTTGGCGGAAAGTCCATACAAAAACTGTATTCTAAAGTG aatgtcTCAAAAACTGAAGATAGCTCGAATGAAACAGCCGTTGATACCAAAGACAAATGTGGTTCGTGTTATGGAGCAGGCTTTGCTGGACA atgcTGCAACACGTGTGAAGAAGTGAAAGAGGCGTACAGGAAAAGATCATGGGCCATTTCAGATCTCTCAACCATTGAGCAATGCAAACATGATAAAAAGTCGAATAAATCAAAAAATGCGTTCAATGAAGGATGTCAAATTTTTGGATTCATGGAAGTCAACCGT gtaagcgGTGGATTCCACATAGCACCTGGAGAGAGTTTTTCAATCAATCATGTTCATG TTCATGATGTACAGCCTTTCTCATCATCTTCATTCAATACGACACATCGTATAAGGCATCTCTCATTTGGGCAGAAAGTTGATGGAGTGCCTGGAAGCACAACGAACCCATTAGATGGAACAGAAAATATTGCAGAGAAAG GTTCTACAATGTTCCAGAATTATATTAAAATAGTTCCTACATTATATCAAAGAAGTGATGGCAGTTTATTTTACACCAATCAATTCTCGGTGACCAAACATGTTAAG GTCATCTCCCAGTACTCCGGCGAATCAGGAATGCCGGGGATATTTTTCTCCTATGAACTGTCACCTCTCATGGTTAAAATAAGTGATGAACCAAA ATCCCTGGGACATCTGTGCACAGAAATTTGCTGCATAATAAGTGGTGTGTACTTCACGTTCATGCTGATGGATACCCTTCTGTACAGATCTAGCAAAGTCTTTGTTAAAATGGAAATTGGCAAAGCCCATTAA
- the LOC109033879 gene encoding reactive oxygen species modulator 1: MPVPLGVGGVSQSGPSCFDRMKMGFMIGFCVGMATGGLFGGFNAFRYGLRGRELVNNVGKVMVQGGGSFGTFMAIGTGIRC; the protein is encoded by the exons ATGCCAGTTCCATTAGGAGTGGGTGGAGTGTCACAGTCTGGACCATCCTGTTTCGACAGAATGAAAATGGGATTCATGATCGGCTTCTGCGTCGGCATGGCAACAGGAGGCCTTTTCGGGGGCTTTAATGCATTTAG GTACGGGCTAAGAGGGCGAGAGCTTGTGAATAATGTCGGTAAAGTTATGGTACAAGGAGGAGGTAGTTTCGGCACGTTCATGGCAATTGGTACTGGTATTCGGTGTTAG